One Mycolicibacterium pulveris genomic region harbors:
- a CDS encoding acyl-CoA dehydrogenase family protein, producing MHRSLYGPDHEAYRETVREFLAREVAPHQDEWDRARWIDRTVFGRAAKAGIYGLQIGEEYGGSAESDYRYRMVVCEEVARINALSFGLTVSLQDDLVLHYLLDLTNDEQRRRWLPGFATGETIGALAMTEPGTGSDLRGIRTTAKRDGDRWILNGQKTFISSGIMADVVVVAARTGTTGGSRDLSLFVVERDTPGFERGRKLDKIGLPAQDTAELYFRDAEVPGANLIGEEGYGLQYLMSHLPRERLGVSAMAIATARAIFDETVEYCKQRHAFGAPLTDKQHVRFELAEMATEIDIAQSYVDQSVLAYNAGQLTAVDAAKGKWSVSELQKRVLDRCLQLHGGYGYMTEYPVARAYLDTRVQTIYGGTTEIMKEIIGRDVVA from the coding sequence ATGCATCGCAGTCTGTACGGTCCCGATCACGAGGCCTACCGGGAAACCGTCCGCGAGTTTCTCGCCCGCGAGGTCGCGCCGCATCAGGATGAGTGGGACAGGGCGCGGTGGATCGACCGCACGGTGTTCGGCCGCGCGGCCAAAGCGGGCATCTACGGGCTGCAGATCGGCGAGGAGTACGGCGGCTCCGCCGAATCCGACTACCGCTACCGCATGGTGGTGTGCGAGGAGGTCGCGCGAATCAACGCGCTCTCCTTCGGTCTGACGGTCAGCTTGCAGGATGATCTGGTCCTGCACTATCTGCTCGACCTGACCAATGACGAACAGCGCCGACGCTGGCTACCCGGCTTCGCGACCGGGGAGACCATCGGGGCGCTGGCGATGACCGAGCCCGGAACGGGCAGCGACCTGCGCGGCATCCGCACCACTGCGAAACGCGACGGTGACCGCTGGATACTCAACGGGCAGAAGACCTTCATCTCCAGCGGGATCATGGCCGACGTGGTGGTGGTCGCCGCCAGGACCGGCACCACCGGCGGGTCACGTGACCTGAGCCTGTTTGTCGTGGAACGTGACACGCCAGGCTTCGAGCGCGGACGAAAGCTGGACAAGATCGGGCTGCCCGCTCAGGACACCGCGGAACTGTACTTCCGTGACGCCGAGGTTCCGGGCGCCAACCTGATCGGTGAGGAGGGTTACGGCCTCCAATATCTGATGAGCCATCTGCCCCGCGAACGTCTCGGGGTGTCCGCCATGGCGATCGCCACCGCGCGGGCCATCTTCGACGAGACCGTCGAGTACTGCAAGCAACGCCATGCCTTCGGTGCGCCGCTGACGGACAAGCAGCACGTGCGGTTCGAACTGGCGGAGATGGCGACCGAGATCGACATCGCGCAGTCCTATGTCGATCAGTCGGTGCTCGCGTACAACGCGGGCCAGCTCACCGCGGTTGATGCCGCCAAGGGCAAATGGTCGGTCAGCGAGCTGCAGAAGCGGGTTCTCGACCGGTGCTTGCAGCTGCACGGCGGCTACGGGTACATGACCGAGTATCCGGTGGCCCGAGCGTATCTGGATACCCGCGTGCAGACGATCTACGGCGGGACAACAGAAATCATGAAGGAGATCATCGGCCGCGACGTGGTGGCCTGA
- a CDS encoding SCP2 sterol-binding domain-containing protein, which yields MGFTNSAEVTRYIGGIFESAFADPEIGPKLVDTGLVIAFDFTDPEAVVVVDMADKSVREGVEGGAAPTATMSMAAETGNAYWQGKVNLPLAMAKRKIKVEGDVGSLLKLAPLGKKLYPVYIERLKSDGRDDLLV from the coding sequence ATGGGGTTCACCAACTCTGCCGAGGTCACCCGGTATATCGGCGGGATCTTCGAGTCGGCGTTCGCTGATCCCGAGATCGGGCCCAAGCTCGTCGACACCGGTCTGGTGATCGCGTTCGACTTCACCGATCCGGAGGCGGTGGTGGTCGTCGACATGGCCGACAAGTCCGTCCGGGAAGGCGTGGAGGGCGGCGCGGCACCGACCGCGACCATGTCCATGGCGGCAGAAACCGGTAACGCTTACTGGCAGGGCAAGGTCAACCTGCCCCTCGCGATGGCGAAGCGGAAGATCAAGGTCGAGGGCGACGTGGGCAGCCTGCTGAAGCTGGCCCCGCTGGGAAAGAAGCTCTATCCGGTCTACATCGAGCGGCTCAAGAGCGACGGTCGCGACGACCTGCTGGTCTGA
- a CDS encoding coniferyl-alcohol dehydrogenase, whose translation MSEFAGKRYVVTGAASGIGDATARKLLDAGASVYSLDRNAPSAPVTAHIGVDLANPRNIDAALEQLDGQFDGLMNIAGIPGTAPADLVMAVNTFAVRHLTEAFFERLAPGGTVTIVSSTAGFGWPLRLEAIRDLLATDTFEEAQAWFKANPQQGNAYNFSKEVTTVYTMTMGLALAQMGFRINAVLPGPVETPILADFEASMGKDTLDGVKELLGRHAQPDDIADGILFLASDAARWINGHPLIVDGGISGAVASGVVPAPEI comes from the coding sequence ATGTCCGAATTCGCCGGAAAGCGTTATGTCGTCACAGGTGCCGCGTCCGGGATCGGCGATGCGACCGCGCGCAAGCTGCTCGACGCGGGGGCGTCGGTGTACTCCCTGGACCGAAACGCGCCCTCGGCGCCGGTCACCGCGCACATCGGTGTCGATCTGGCCAATCCCCGCAACATCGACGCCGCACTCGAACAGCTGGACGGCCAGTTCGACGGCCTGATGAACATCGCGGGCATCCCGGGGACGGCTCCCGCCGATCTCGTGATGGCGGTCAACACGTTCGCGGTGCGACACCTCACCGAGGCCTTCTTCGAGCGCCTGGCACCGGGCGGAACGGTGACGATCGTGTCCTCCACCGCCGGCTTCGGCTGGCCGCTGCGGCTCGAGGCGATCCGTGATCTCTTGGCCACCGACACGTTCGAGGAAGCCCAGGCGTGGTTCAAGGCCAACCCGCAGCAGGGCAACGCCTACAACTTCTCGAAGGAGGTGACCACGGTCTACACCATGACCATGGGACTTGCGTTGGCGCAGATGGGCTTCCGGATCAACGCGGTGCTGCCGGGCCCTGTGGAGACACCCATCCTGGCGGACTTCGAAGCCTCGATGGGCAAAGACACCCTCGACGGTGTGAAAGAACTGCTGGGCAGGCACGCACAACCCGACGACATCGCCGACGGGATTCTCTTTCTGGCCTCCGACGCGGCGCGGTGGATCAACGGCCATCCGCTCATCGTCGACGGCGGGATCAGCGGCGCCGTCGCGTCCGGTGTGGTTCCCGCACCCGAAATCTGA
- a CDS encoding ferredoxin, which translates to MKVRVDRTKCQGIGMCEMTAPTVFEVGEDGVSVVINENPPESDRDLVEKAVANCPTGALYFAD; encoded by the coding sequence ATGAAGGTTCGTGTGGACCGCACCAAGTGTCAGGGCATCGGGATGTGCGAGATGACGGCGCCGACGGTCTTCGAGGTCGGCGAGGACGGGGTGTCCGTCGTCATCAACGAGAACCCGCCGGAGTCAGATCGCGATCTCGTCGAGAAGGCGGTCGCCAACTGTCCGACGGGTGCGCTGTACTTCGCCGACTGA
- a CDS encoding acetyl-CoA C-acetyltransferase, whose protein sequence is MNEAYIVDAVRTPVGKRGGGLSGAHPADMAAHVIRTVVGRHAIDPAAIDDVILGCLDNIGSQAGDIARTAALAAGLPESVPGVTIDRQCGSAQQAVHFAAQGVMSGTADLIVAGGVQKMSQYPILSAFGAGEPFGASDPWTGCEGWQTRYGDQEISQFRGAEMIAAQWKLSREDNERFALESHRRAVSAIADGRFEREITPFADATVDEGPRADTSLEKMASLPTLIDGGVLTAAVASQISDGAAALLIASAGAVKRFNLTPRARIHHMSVRGADPVMMLTAPIPATQHALKRAGMSIDDADVIEINEAFAPVVLAWLAELGADPAKVNPNGGAIALGHPIGCTGARLMTSMLYELERTNGRFGLQTMCEGGGQANVTIIERI, encoded by the coding sequence GTGAACGAAGCTTATATCGTCGACGCTGTCCGCACCCCCGTCGGTAAGCGCGGCGGGGGGCTGTCCGGCGCACATCCTGCCGATATGGCCGCGCACGTCATTCGAACGGTGGTGGGCCGCCACGCCATCGATCCCGCCGCCATCGACGACGTCATTCTCGGATGTCTGGACAACATCGGCTCTCAGGCAGGCGACATCGCGCGTACCGCGGCGTTGGCCGCGGGGCTACCCGAATCGGTTCCTGGTGTCACCATCGATCGCCAATGCGGATCAGCCCAGCAGGCAGTGCATTTCGCCGCCCAGGGCGTGATGAGCGGCACCGCCGATCTGATCGTTGCCGGCGGCGTGCAGAAGATGAGCCAGTACCCGATCCTCTCGGCGTTCGGGGCCGGAGAGCCGTTCGGCGCGAGCGATCCGTGGACCGGGTGTGAAGGTTGGCAGACCCGGTACGGGGACCAGGAGATCTCCCAGTTCCGAGGTGCGGAAATGATTGCTGCACAATGGAAGCTGTCACGCGAAGACAACGAACGTTTCGCGCTGGAGAGTCACCGGCGGGCGGTGTCGGCCATCGCGGACGGTCGCTTCGAGCGGGAGATCACCCCATTCGCAGACGCGACTGTCGATGAGGGCCCCCGCGCCGACACCTCCTTGGAGAAGATGGCGTCGCTGCCGACCCTCATCGACGGCGGAGTTCTCACCGCAGCGGTCGCCAGCCAGATCTCGGACGGCGCAGCGGCATTGCTGATCGCCTCTGCCGGGGCTGTGAAACGCTTCAACCTCACTCCCCGCGCCCGGATCCATCACATGTCGGTCCGCGGTGCGGATCCCGTGATGATGCTGACCGCCCCGATCCCCGCCACCCAGCACGCACTCAAGCGTGCCGGCATGTCCATCGACGACGCCGACGTCATCGAGATCAACGAGGCGTTCGCGCCGGTGGTCCTGGCCTGGCTCGCCGAGCTCGGTGCCGACCCCGCCAAGGTCAATCCCAACGGCGGCGCCATTGCGCTCGGGCATCCGATCGGCTGCACCGGCGCCCGGCTGATGACGTCGATGCTGTACGAGTTGGAACGGACGAATGGCCGCTTCGGCCTGCAGACCATGTGCGAGGGCGGCGGTCAGGCGAACGTCACCATCATCGAACGGATCTGA
- a CDS encoding phytoene desaturase family protein, giving the protein MSDNNFDVVVVGAGAGGLFTAARLAHQGLRTLVVERLDKIGGRASTDDIDGFKVNNGAIVIEVGGITQQTCEEVGAAFDIREPKPPILYRIAGKDVDVTGGGWGLLLGKLTRQGAKLVKGIGAARNDSGLPEDELSTTDWVSKYTKNEGVHGIFRNMCASVFAVGSEDLPARVFLTYFTRKSAFKRFGFHPDGTIGLWRSLAAAFERHGGTIWLSSPATEIITDAGRVTGVEVIRDGQTVRVDAPVVVSDIGPAATVALLGPEKVPADYLDRVQRGDRPTSMISVNFASRERLVDVPGMLSFARSRRLAYIANFTDVCPEMAPEGWNLYVGTAVPANPLGDFDEQAETETLLQDLRDNIENFDARARILNVAVTRDGWPPQRAVAGFDLPHDTPITGLWNVGDGVKEYANGGTTACAETAKLVVDKIVATYQPASLR; this is encoded by the coding sequence ATGTCAGACAACAACTTCGATGTGGTGGTAGTCGGTGCGGGCGCCGGCGGGCTGTTCACCGCGGCACGACTGGCACACCAGGGATTGCGCACCCTGGTCGTCGAACGTCTCGACAAGATCGGCGGCCGCGCCTCCACCGACGACATCGACGGCTTCAAGGTCAACAACGGCGCCATCGTGATCGAGGTCGGCGGTATCACCCAGCAGACGTGCGAAGAGGTGGGTGCGGCCTTCGACATTCGCGAACCCAAGCCGCCGATCCTCTACCGCATCGCAGGCAAGGACGTCGACGTCACCGGAGGAGGATGGGGGCTTCTGCTGGGCAAGCTGACGCGGCAGGGGGCGAAGCTGGTCAAGGGCATCGGGGCCGCCCGCAACGATTCCGGACTGCCCGAGGACGAGCTGTCGACCACCGACTGGGTGTCGAAGTACACCAAAAACGAAGGCGTGCACGGCATCTTCCGCAACATGTGCGCGTCGGTCTTCGCGGTCGGATCCGAGGATCTGCCGGCACGGGTGTTCCTCACCTACTTCACCCGCAAGAGCGCGTTCAAGCGCTTCGGATTCCACCCGGACGGCACCATCGGGCTGTGGCGATCTCTCGCGGCCGCGTTCGAGCGGCACGGTGGAACCATCTGGCTCTCCAGCCCGGCCACCGAGATCATCACCGACGCGGGCAGGGTCACCGGCGTCGAGGTGATCCGGGACGGGCAGACCGTACGGGTTGATGCGCCGGTGGTCGTCAGCGATATCGGACCGGCCGCCACGGTCGCGTTGTTGGGTCCCGAGAAGGTGCCGGCCGACTACCTGGACCGGGTGCAGCGCGGGGACCGACCCACCTCGATGATCTCGGTCAACTTCGCCAGCCGGGAGCGACTGGTGGACGTCCCCGGGATGCTGAGCTTCGCCAGATCGCGTCGGCTGGCCTACATCGCGAACTTCACCGATGTCTGCCCGGAGATGGCTCCGGAGGGTTGGAACCTCTACGTCGGAACCGCGGTGCCCGCGAATCCACTGGGGGACTTCGACGAACAGGCCGAGACGGAGACTCTGCTGCAGGACCTTCGGGACAACATCGAGAACTTCGACGCGCGGGCCCGCATTCTCAACGTCGCGGTGACCCGGGACGGCTGGCCACCACAGCGCGCGGTGGCCGGCTTCGACCTACCCCACGACACACCCATCACCGGGCTGTGGAACGTCGGCGACGGCGTCAAGGAATACGCCAACGGCGGGACCACCGCATGCGCTGAGACGGCAAAGCTGGTGGTGGACAAGATCGTCGCGACGTACCAACCGGCGTCATTGCGCTGA
- a CDS encoding acyl-CoA synthetase yields MFPGTHASTRPDHPAIVMAGSGAVTTYAELDKRSAAVASALYDMGLRRGDVIALLSDNAAPALEIYWAALRSGLYITAVNWHLAPEEAAYIVNDSGAQVLFASAGIGDLAADLVALTPSVRRRYAFGGSIVGHDAYAGLLDRDWPPLPAQPRGAEMLYSSGTTGRPKGIKPRLLDIQVDEPGDPIVGMLGHAFGITPGDVYLSPAPIYHTAPLKWCGGVLALGGTVVLMERFDAGAALAAIERYRVTVTQMVPTMFIRMLQLPDEARAAFDVSSLRLAVHAAAPCPPDVKDAMIAWWGPILVEYYGATEQHGTTLITTPEWQRKRGSVGRAALGVIHICDDGGVELPNGEVGTVYFERDTTPFEYHNDPAKTAESRHPQHDNWSTVGDMGYVDDEGYLFLTDRKAFMIISGGVNIYPQEIENVLALHPCVADVAVIGLPDPEMGEQVKAVVQLREGITGSEDLAQEIIDYVRQRIAHYKAPRSVDFTDELPRTPTGKLAKRLLVNRYLEVAQ; encoded by the coding sequence GTGTTCCCCGGTACGCACGCGTCCACCAGGCCCGACCACCCGGCGATCGTCATGGCCGGTTCCGGGGCGGTCACCACCTACGCGGAGCTCGACAAGCGGTCAGCCGCGGTGGCATCGGCGTTGTACGACATGGGATTGCGACGCGGCGATGTCATCGCGCTGCTCTCCGACAACGCCGCGCCTGCTCTCGAAATCTACTGGGCCGCGCTTCGCTCGGGCCTTTACATCACCGCGGTCAATTGGCACCTTGCACCCGAGGAAGCCGCGTACATCGTCAACGACAGTGGCGCGCAGGTGTTGTTCGCCTCGGCGGGTATCGGCGATCTCGCCGCCGACCTCGTGGCGCTCACCCCGTCGGTGCGGCGACGTTATGCGTTCGGCGGGTCGATCGTCGGCCACGACGCCTACGCGGGCCTGCTCGACCGGGACTGGCCGCCGCTTCCCGCTCAGCCGCGCGGAGCGGAGATGCTGTACTCGTCGGGGACCACCGGGCGCCCCAAGGGGATCAAACCGCGCCTGTTGGACATTCAGGTCGATGAGCCCGGCGATCCGATCGTCGGCATGCTGGGACATGCGTTCGGGATAACGCCCGGCGACGTCTATTTGTCGCCTGCGCCGATCTATCACACCGCGCCGCTGAAGTGGTGTGGCGGCGTTCTCGCGCTCGGCGGCACGGTCGTGCTGATGGAGCGCTTCGACGCCGGGGCGGCGTTGGCGGCGATCGAGCGGTACCGCGTGACGGTGACCCAGATGGTCCCGACCATGTTCATCCGGATGTTGCAGCTACCCGACGAGGCGCGCGCGGCCTTCGACGTCTCCTCGCTGCGGCTGGCGGTGCACGCCGCGGCGCCCTGCCCGCCCGACGTCAAGGACGCCATGATCGCCTGGTGGGGGCCGATTCTCGTGGAGTACTACGGGGCCACCGAGCAGCACGGCACGACGCTGATCACCACACCGGAGTGGCAGCGCAAACGGGGCTCGGTCGGCAGGGCAGCGCTGGGCGTCATCCACATCTGCGATGACGGCGGCGTCGAGTTGCCCAACGGTGAAGTCGGCACCGTCTACTTCGAACGCGACACCACCCCGTTCGAGTACCACAACGATCCCGCCAAGACGGCCGAGTCGCGGCATCCCCAGCACGACAACTGGTCCACGGTGGGCGATATGGGATACGTCGACGACGAGGGATACCTGTTCCTGACCGACCGCAAGGCGTTCATGATCATCTCCGGCGGCGTCAACATCTACCCGCAGGAGATCGAGAACGTGTTGGCGTTGCACCCGTGCGTCGCCGACGTGGCGGTGATCGGGCTCCCCGACCCCGAGATGGGGGAGCAGGTCAAGGCCGTCGTCCAACTGCGCGAGGGGATCACCGGCTCCGAAGACCTCGCCCAGGAGATCATCGACTATGTGCGCCAACGGATTGCGCACTACAAGGCGCCGCGCTCGGTGGACTTCACGGACGAACTGCCGCGCACACCCACGGGAAAGCTGGCCAAACGGCTCCTCGTCAACAGATATCTGGAGGTCGCACAATGA
- a CDS encoding aldehyde dehydrogenase family protein, which produces MTVHAAAQTADTVVTGLREVFETARTRPLRWRLDQLAAIERLCDEQEPAIAAALAEDLGRSAAEAWLGDITSTKGEAAYARRHVRKWMRRPRQSLPLAQLPGRGWVQYDPLGVVLIIGPWNYPVYLSLAPLVAAVAAGNCAVIKPSELAPATSALLARLVPRYLDSDAIRVVEGDAQTTQDLLAQGFDHALFTGGTEVGRKIMAAAAPTLTPVTLELGGKSPVIVTADADLDVAARRLAWVKMLNSGQTCIAPDYVLADAAIADELVAKIVDAIGRFRAGEPDTSLPIVNQRQFDRLVSLLSSTTGHVVAGGKWDTGRLRIEPTVVVDPAPTDPVMGEEIFGPILPVLRVDSPEAAIRFVNSRPKPLALYVFTGSQRRGRKIIDAAPSGGAVINHIAMHCLVPQLPFGGVGASGMGAYHGRWGFETLSHRRAVLAKPAKPDPSLMYPPYTDRALSIMRRLM; this is translated from the coding sequence ATGACTGTTCACGCGGCGGCGCAGACGGCCGACACCGTGGTGACGGGGCTGCGCGAGGTGTTCGAAACCGCCAGAACCCGCCCGCTCCGGTGGCGCCTCGACCAGCTGGCGGCCATCGAACGACTTTGTGACGAACAAGAACCGGCGATCGCGGCCGCACTGGCCGAGGACTTGGGCCGGTCGGCGGCAGAGGCGTGGCTCGGCGACATCACGTCGACGAAAGGCGAAGCGGCCTACGCGCGTAGGCACGTTCGTAAGTGGATGCGTCGCCCACGTCAATCCTTGCCACTGGCCCAGCTGCCCGGCCGAGGCTGGGTGCAGTACGACCCGCTCGGGGTGGTCCTGATCATCGGACCGTGGAATTACCCGGTCTATCTGAGCCTGGCTCCCCTTGTGGCTGCTGTCGCGGCGGGCAACTGCGCGGTCATCAAGCCCTCCGAACTGGCGCCGGCGACGTCGGCGCTGCTGGCCCGGCTGGTTCCGCGGTATCTGGACAGTGACGCCATCCGCGTTGTCGAGGGCGATGCGCAGACCACCCAGGATCTGCTGGCTCAGGGGTTCGACCATGCGCTGTTCACCGGCGGTACGGAGGTGGGCCGCAAGATCATGGCTGCCGCGGCCCCGACGCTCACGCCGGTCACGCTCGAGCTGGGGGGCAAGAGTCCGGTGATCGTGACGGCCGATGCCGACCTGGACGTGGCGGCACGCCGGTTGGCGTGGGTCAAGATGCTCAACTCCGGCCAGACATGCATCGCACCGGATTATGTGTTGGCCGACGCGGCGATCGCCGACGAGCTGGTCGCAAAGATCGTCGATGCGATCGGCAGGTTTCGCGCGGGGGAGCCCGACACGTCTTTGCCGATCGTCAACCAACGGCAGTTCGATCGGCTCGTCTCACTGCTCTCGAGCACAACGGGACATGTTGTCGCAGGCGGCAAGTGGGACACCGGCCGACTGCGCATCGAGCCGACGGTCGTCGTCGATCCCGCGCCGACCGACCCGGTGATGGGCGAGGAGATCTTCGGTCCGATCCTGCCGGTGCTGCGGGTGGATTCACCCGAAGCAGCGATTCGCTTCGTGAACTCCCGTCCGAAACCCCTGGCGTTGTACGTGTTCACCGGCTCCCAGCGACGAGGCCGGAAAATCATCGACGCTGCACCGTCTGGCGGTGCGGTGATCAACCACATCGCCATGCACTGTCTGGTCCCCCAGTTGCCGTTCGGCGGAGTCGGGGCCAGCGGGATGGGCGCCTACCACGGCCGGTGGGGATTCGAAACGCTCAGCCACCGCCGCGCGGTGCTCGCCAAACCCGCGAAACCCGACCCGTCGTTGATGTATCCGCCGTACACCGATCGAGCACTGAGCATCATGCGGAGGTTGATGTGA
- a CDS encoding cytochrome P450, which produces MTAVQATTERPPYDPVSISSVEFWAKSFDEREKAFKILRDERPVSWHAPLEGSMMEPEIDGVWVVTRHEDVAYVSKNPELFCSGQGITFEAVPEELLAATQSFLGMDGAEHASLRRLVSSVFTPRRVAKIKDQIERQARLIIDGLLETKEGDFVEQVSKRLPMWTIYEMLGLPEEQRDEAAKLAEGMVAWADPDVAAGREPSQVLTDSLVGLLDIGISLAQARREKPENDLMTSLVQAEVEGRRLTDDELGPYFVLLSVAGNDTTKTTTTFTTIALDRFPEQKALLQKDFDKHINVAIEEFVRWATPVMTFRRTATQDTELHGRHIREGDWVAMVYSSANRDERVFRNPHEFDITRTPNPHVGFGGGGPHYCMGAFLAKIQLEAIFRELILRAPNLRVGEPEYLTGNFITAVKSLPYTLD; this is translated from the coding sequence ATGACTGCAGTACAGGCCACGACCGAGCGCCCGCCATACGATCCGGTCAGCATCTCGTCGGTGGAGTTCTGGGCCAAGAGCTTCGACGAACGCGAGAAGGCGTTCAAGATCCTGCGCGACGAGCGCCCGGTCAGCTGGCACGCGCCGCTCGAGGGCTCGATGATGGAGCCCGAGATCGACGGGGTCTGGGTGGTCACCCGCCACGAGGACGTCGCCTACGTCAGCAAGAACCCCGAACTGTTCTGCTCGGGGCAGGGCATCACGTTCGAGGCGGTACCCGAGGAGCTACTGGCCGCAACCCAGTCCTTCCTCGGCATGGACGGTGCCGAACACGCGAGCCTGCGCCGGCTCGTGAGTTCGGTGTTCACGCCTCGGCGGGTCGCCAAGATCAAGGACCAGATCGAGCGTCAGGCTCGCCTCATCATCGACGGCCTGCTGGAGACGAAGGAGGGCGACTTCGTCGAGCAGGTGTCCAAGCGGCTGCCGATGTGGACCATCTACGAAATGCTGGGCCTCCCCGAGGAACAGCGCGACGAAGCCGCGAAGCTGGCCGAGGGCATGGTGGCCTGGGCTGACCCCGACGTCGCCGCCGGCCGTGAACCCAGTCAGGTGCTCACCGATTCCCTCGTCGGCCTGCTCGACATCGGTATCAGCCTCGCCCAGGCCCGGCGGGAGAAACCGGAGAACGACCTGATGACGTCGTTGGTGCAGGCCGAGGTGGAAGGACGCCGGCTCACCGACGACGAACTCGGCCCGTACTTCGTCCTGCTGTCGGTGGCCGGCAACGACACCACCAAGACCACAACCACCTTCACCACGATCGCGCTGGACCGGTTCCCCGAGCAGAAGGCGTTGTTGCAGAAGGACTTCGACAAGCATATCAACGTCGCCATCGAGGAATTCGTTCGGTGGGCCACCCCGGTCATGACGTTCCGGCGCACCGCGACGCAGGACACCGAGTTGCACGGCAGGCACATCCGCGAGGGCGACTGGGTCGCGATGGTCTACTCGTCGGCGAACCGTGACGAACGGGTGTTCCGCAATCCCCACGAGTTCGACATCACCCGCACACCGAACCCGCACGTCGGATTCGGCGGCGGCGGCCCGCACTACTGCATGGGCGCGTTCCTGGCGAAGATCCAGCTGGAAGCCATCTTCCGGGAGCTGATCCTCCGCGCACCGAACCTGCGAGTCGGCGAACCAGAGTACCTGACCGGCAACTTCATCACCGCGGTGAAGTCGCTGCCCTACACCCTCGACTAA
- a CDS encoding acyl-CoA dehydrogenase family protein — MGLLRESDEHKAIRDSVAKIAERYGVQYFVERGRSGRDIDELWKDLGATGLLGVHLPEEYGGGGGGMTEAVVVVEELAAHGMPLLIWVISPAICGSILARHGSHEMKQTWLPVIADGTRKMAFAITEPDAGSNSHNVKTTATRTDTGWSISGSKYYISAVDQCDAILLVTRDAEHSTPEKSRLSLFVVPTDAPGLTFQQIDTSIVSPDKQFTVFLDDVQVGDDALIGAAGNGLRQVFDGLNPERILVGALCGGIGRYAIAKAAAYANERQVWSTPIGAHQGIAHPLAESHIAVELSRMATAESARQFDAEEAAGEAANIAKFAASEAALKALDQAIQTHGGNGLSHEYGLSELWFVTRLMRTAPVSREMVLNFVAQTSLGLPRSY; from the coding sequence ATGGGACTTCTACGAGAATCCGACGAGCACAAGGCAATCCGTGACAGCGTCGCGAAGATCGCCGAACGCTACGGCGTCCAATATTTCGTCGAGCGCGGTCGCAGTGGCCGGGACATCGACGAGCTCTGGAAGGACCTGGGAGCCACCGGCCTGCTGGGCGTGCATCTGCCCGAGGAGTACGGCGGCGGAGGCGGCGGGATGACCGAGGCCGTTGTGGTCGTCGAGGAACTGGCGGCCCACGGCATGCCGCTGCTGATCTGGGTGATCTCGCCGGCGATCTGCGGCAGCATCCTGGCCCGCCACGGTTCGCACGAGATGAAGCAGACCTGGTTGCCCGTGATCGCCGACGGCACCCGCAAGATGGCGTTCGCCATCACCGAACCCGACGCGGGGTCCAACAGCCACAACGTGAAGACGACCGCCACCCGTACCGACACCGGATGGTCGATCTCGGGATCCAAGTACTACATCTCGGCGGTGGACCAGTGTGACGCGATCCTGCTGGTCACCCGCGACGCGGAGCATTCGACGCCGGAGAAATCCAGGCTGTCGCTGTTCGTCGTGCCCACCGATGCGCCGGGGTTGACGTTCCAGCAGATCGACACCTCGATCGTGTCTCCCGACAAGCAGTTCACGGTCTTCCTCGATGACGTCCAGGTCGGCGACGACGCCCTGATCGGCGCGGCGGGAAACGGCCTGCGCCAGGTGTTCGACGGCCTCAACCCCGAACGCATCCTCGTCGGCGCCCTGTGCGGGGGTATCGGGCGGTACGCGATCGCCAAGGCGGCCGCATACGCCAACGAGCGGCAGGTGTGGTCGACGCCGATCGGAGCCCACCAGGGCATTGCGCATCCGCTGGCCGAGTCGCACATCGCCGTGGAGCTGAGCCGAATGGCGACCGCCGAGAGCGCTCGCCAGTTCGACGCGGAAGAGGCCGCCGGCGAGGCCGCCAACATCGCCAAGTTCGCCGCATCCGAGGCTGCGCTCAAGGCACTCGACCAGGCGATCCAAACCCACGGAGGCAACGGGTTGTCCCACGAGTACGGACTGTCCGAACTCTGGTTCGTCACCCGGCTGATGCGCACCGCGCCGGTCAGCAGGGAAATGGTGCTCAACTTCGTTGCTCAGACTTCACTGGGCTTGCCCCGGTCCTACTAG